The following nucleotide sequence is from Paenibacillus odorifer.
TTCATGTCATCACCATCAACTAGTACCGTGTAGAAGGCTGTTATAGAGCCTGTAGGACCTGTACCAGCACGTTCCAGCAGTTTGGGTAAGCTTGCAAACACCGAAGGTGTATATCCCCGCATGGCTGGCGGCTCTCCAACTGCAAGTCCAACTTCACGTTGGGCCATAGCATAACGGGTGACCGAATCCATCATCAGCATTACATTAAGGCCGCGATCGCGGAAATACTCGGCAATCGTTGTAGCGATAAGCGCACCTTTTATGCGAATCAATGCAGGTTGGTCTGAGGTAGCAACAATTACTACGGATCGCTGCAAGCCCTCTGGTCCCAAATCTCGTTCAATGAAATCCAATACTTCTCTGCCACGCTCACCAATCAGAGCAATAACATTTACGTCAGCTGATGTATTCCGGGCAATCATCCCCATCAAAGTACTCTTGCCGACCCCCGAGCCAGCAAAAATACCGACCCGTTGTCCCTTGCCAATCGTTAGCAAACCGTCAATCGCTCTCACACCGATACTAATGGGCTCCTGCACCCGCGGTCTATTAAGTGGATTGGAAGGAATATTAAAGGTAGAGCTATGTGGCATTCGTGCTGGAATGAGAGAGCCATCAAGCGGCTGCCCCAGACCATCCAGTACTTTTCCTAATAATTCAGAACCTACTTGCACGCTAAGCGGCTTACCAGTGCCCACTACATCACAACCAGGTCCAATCGCCTGCAGTTCACCAAGTGGCATCAATAGTACCTTGTTATCACGGAAACCAACGACCTCAGCTTGCAGCGGTTTGTTTCCTTTAGAAGGGTAGATGTAGCATACATCACCTATACTTGCGTCAGGACCTTCCGATTCAACCATTAGACCGATTACCTGCGTCACTTTCCCATTGATCCTCACCGGATCGAGATTACGAAGTTGCTCCTTATAACGGTTGCTATTAAGCATCGTCTTCCCCATTTCTCTGCTCATCGGTGTCCAGCGCAATTCTTACCAGCTCTTTTTTGATCTCTGCGAGCTGAGTGTCGATTCGAGCATCTATGCTGCCAAAGGAAGAGCGGATAACACATCCTTGGTCTTTTACCGTTGAGTCGGGCAAGATTTGCAGTTCAGCCTGTGAATCAACAGCTAGTGATAATTCTTCCCGAGCAGCATTCACAAAAGCGAACTGCGCTGGGGATACACAAAGTGAGATCAAACCCTGTTCTCGCTTACGAGCCAGATTTTTGCGAATTAAGTCCATTGCGAATTGTGGTTCTATCGTTAATTGCTTGTCCACAATTTTTTCTGCAATATCACAGCTTAACTCTACTAAAAAAGGCTCCGCTTCCTGAATAATAACTTCTCTAGCTTTATAAGCCTCAGTCAAAACAGCACGCGCTTCTTCCATCATCTCTGCAATCTTATGCTTCATCTCTTCCTCAGCCTGAGAAACACCTTCCTCATAACCTTGCTGATGAGCTTCAGCTTTGATAGCTTCGATCAGATGTTCATCCTGCTCACGCCGTTGTTTCCACCACTCTTCAGCCTCCGCTTTCGAGGACTCTACAATCTGTTCCGCTTCAAGAGATGCATTCCGAACCTGCTCTTCAGCAAAATCCTGAGCGTCCTTAAGCATTTGCTTACGCGTCTCTTCTGCCTCTTCACGTGCGGGATCATGATAGTCAGTCTCGCTTAAAGTCTCCTCGGGAACGGGCTCCTCAGTTAGGCCCGCATATTGCCGGGCCTGTTCCAATCTTTTAAAGACATCAACCGGAACATACTGGGAGTGTTTGATCAGCTTAGACAATGATGTCATCTCCTCCGCCACGAGCGATGATAATTTCACCAGACTCTTCGAGTCTGCGGATCGTGCCTACAATACGAGTCTGTGCTTCTTCAACATCACGCAGCCGCACAGGACCCATGTATTCCATTTCTTCTCGGAACGTTTCTGCCATACGCTTGGACATATTTCTGAAAATAACATCCCGTACTTCTTCGCTGGCAACCTTGAGAGCAAGCTGTAGATCCGCATTATCAATATCACGAATAATGCGTTGGATCGAACGATTGTCCACATTGACAATATCTTCGAATACGAACATCCGTTTCTTGATCTCTTCGGCAAGTTCTGGATCTTGAATTTCGAGAGAATCCAGAATCGTACGTTCTGTCCCCCGGTCAACCCCATTCAAGATTTGTACAATCGATTCGATACCACCAGCATTTGTATAATCCTGAGTTACTGTAGCGGAAAGCTTCTGCTCCAGCACACGTTCAATTTGCGTAATTACCTCCGGAGAGGTGCTGTCCATAACAGCAATTCTTCTCGCCACCTCTGCCTGCTTCTCTTGAGGAAGCGAGGAGAGGATTGCGGCAGCTTGTTCAAATTGCAGATAAGACAATACAAGTGCAATAGTCTGTACATTTTCATTCTGGATAAAGTTGAGAATCTGATTAGGATCCGCTTTTCGTGCAAAATCGAAAGGTCTTACTTGCAATGTAGCA
It contains:
- the fliI gene encoding flagellar protein export ATPase FliI; this encodes MLNSNRYKEQLRNLDPVRINGKVTQVIGLMVESEGPDASIGDVCYIYPSKGNKPLQAEVVGFRDNKVLLMPLGELQAIGPGCDVVGTGKPLSVQVGSELLGKVLDGLGQPLDGSLIPARMPHSSTFNIPSNPLNRPRVQEPISIGVRAIDGLLTIGKGQRVGIFAGSGVGKSTLMGMIARNTSADVNVIALIGERGREVLDFIERDLGPEGLQRSVVIVATSDQPALIRIKGALIATTIAEYFRDRGLNVMLMMDSVTRYAMAQREVGLAVGEPPAMRGYTPSVFASLPKLLERAGTGPTGSITAFYTVLVDGDDMNEPIADAVRGILDGHIVLNRNIANKGHFPAIDVLSSISRVMKDIAPEEQIAAAENVKRLMAVYKDSEDLINIGAYQRGSNAQIDESMEFIDSIWDFTKQKVNEKVTLAEVQQSLISQFSRS
- the fliG gene encoding flagellar motor switch protein FliG yields the protein MAKASQQGLSGRQKAAILLITLGPEVSAQIFKHLRDEEIEQLTLEIANVRKVDSSEKESIMSEFHQICLAQEYISQGGINYAKEILEKALGSTKAMEVINRLTATLQVRPFDFARKADPNQILNFIQNENVQTIALVLSYLQFEQAAAILSSLPQEKQAEVARRIAVMDSTSPEVITQIERVLEQKLSATVTQDYTNAGGIESIVQILNGVDRGTERTILDSLEIQDPELAEEIKKRMFVFEDIVNVDNRSIQRIIRDIDNADLQLALKVASEEVRDVIFRNMSKRMAETFREEMEYMGPVRLRDVEEAQTRIVGTIRRLEESGEIIIARGGGDDIIV
- a CDS encoding FliH/SctL family protein, which encodes MSKLIKHSQYVPVDVFKRLEQARQYAGLTEEPVPEETLSETDYHDPAREEAEETRKQMLKDAQDFAEEQVRNASLEAEQIVESSKAEAEEWWKQRREQDEHLIEAIKAEAHQQGYEEGVSQAEEEMKHKIAEMMEEARAVLTEAYKAREVIIQEAEPFLVELSCDIAEKIVDKQLTIEPQFAMDLIRKNLARKREQGLISLCVSPAQFAFVNAAREELSLAVDSQAELQILPDSTVKDQGCVIRSSFGSIDARIDTQLAEIKKELVRIALDTDEQRNGEDDA